A window from Salvia miltiorrhiza cultivar Shanhuang (shh) chromosome 2, IMPLAD_Smil_shh, whole genome shotgun sequence encodes these proteins:
- the LOC131007964 gene encoding uncharacterized protein LOC131007964 yields the protein MNAEEMMTMLGEAALCEAPSRLFRGACLSNRNCANICEKEGFLNGRCKVLKCKCTKDCNGGGGGEGRGGAGGDGPPGGGPPDSSGSPPGEGPPAGSDEPPSEDPPSEGPPSDGTPPTESPPGSGDGPPKTPNGGPPCDHGPPSGGPSERN from the coding sequence ATGAATGCAGAGGAGATGATGACAATGCTAGGTGAGGCTGCTCTATGTGAGGCACCTAGCAGATTATTCAGGGGTGCTTGCTTGAGTAACAGAAATTGTGCAAATATTTGTGAGAAAGAAGGATTTTTGAATGGACGGTGCAAAGTCTTAAAATGCAAATGTACTAAGGATTGTAACGGGGGAGGAGGAGGTGAAGGCAGAGGTGGAGCCGGTGGCGACGGACCTCCAGGTGGAGGTCCACCAGATAGCAGTGGTAGTCCTCCGGGTGAAGGCCCTCCGGCTGGCAGTGACGAGCCTCCTAGTGAAGATCCTCCGAGCGAAGGGCCTCCGAGTGATGGGACTCCTCCAACTGAAAGCCCTCCGGGCAGTGGTGATGGGCCTCCAAAGACTCCCAATGGAGGCCCACCTTGCGACCACGGACCTCCAAGTGGTGGACCTAGTGAAAGAAATTAG
- the LOC131012941 gene encoding sulfite exporter TauE/SafE family protein 2-like — translation MQRTKVTKHKFPTLLFLVIFTTTFDISHAKSISQHLLFHQTLNSTHPWLKLPQFPQVHIQSLLAGILSFLAAAVSSAGGIGGGGLFIPILTIAAGLDLKTASSYSAFMVTGGSIANVGCHMVSRRRTAGIDYDIALLSEPCMLLGVSCGVILNVMLPEWLITISFAIFLAFCTFKTCKSGVFFWNLESEIGRNRDREIEGGECKVPLLRDEKGKSEIPWVKVGMLLLIWFSFFVLYLLRGNSHGQGIINIESCGKGYWIISSLQIPLALIFTTWILHCRKTVKTTAAILEEENGVEMRFLASGKLFFPVMALFAGVLGGVFGIGGGMLISPLLLQIGTEPQATAATCSFMVFFSSIMSAMQYLLLGMEHVDGAVAYAAVCFVASLVGLTLARRAVLKHGRASLIVFAVGMVMALSTILITGFGAVDVWSDYTSGKSMGFKKPC, via the exons ATGCAGAGAACCAAAGTAACGAAGCACAAATTCCCAACACTCCTTTTCCTTGTCATCTTCACCACCACCTTCGATATTTCCCATGCAAAATCCATTTCTCAACATCTCCTCTTCCACCAAACCCTAAATTCAACTCATCCATGGCTGAAACTCCCCCAATTTCCGCAAGTCCACATCCAATCCCTCCTCGCCGGAATCCTCTCCTTCCTCGCGGCCGCAGTCTCCAGCGCCGGCGgaatcggcggcggcggcctatTCATCCCCATCCTCACCATCGCCGCCGGATTAGACCTGAAGACGGCGTCGAGCTACTCGGCGTTCATGGTCACCGGTGGCTCGATCGCCAACGTGGGCTGCCATATGGTGTCCCGGCGGCGCACCGCCGGGATCGACTACGACATAGCGCTGCTGTCGGAGCCGTGCATGCTGCTGGGGGTGAGCTGCGGGGTCATCTTGAATGTGATGCTGCCGGAGTGGCTCATCACCATTTCTTTCGCCATATTTCTCGCCTTCTGCACCTTCAAAACCTGCAAATCGGGGGTCTTTTTCTGGAATTTGGAGTCGGAGATAGGGCGGAATCGGGATCGGGAGATCGAGGGTGGCGAATGTAAAGTTCCACTGTTGAGAGATGAAAAGGGGAAATCGGAGATTCCATGGGTGAAGGTGGGGATGCTGCTTCTCATCTGGTTTTCCTTCTTTGTCTTGTATCTGCTTCGAGGAAACAGCCACGGACAA GGAATCATCAACATTGAGTCATGTGGAAAGGGATATTGGATAATCTCATCACTTCAAATCCCACTTGCACTCATCTTCACCACATGGATCCTGCATTGCAGAAAGACTGTCAAAACCACTGCAGCGATATTAGAAGAG GAAAATGGAGTCGAAATGAGATTTTTGGCGTCTGGAAAGCTCTTCTTTCCTGTGATGGCACTATTCGCTGGGGTTCTTGGAGGAGTGTTCGGCATTGGAGGCGGTATGCTTATAAGTCCACTTCTTCTCCAAATAGGAACAGAACCTCAA GCGACAGCAGCGACATGTTCCTTCATGGTGTTCTTCTCCTCAATCATGTCAGCAATGCAGTACCTCTTGTTAGGCATGGAGCACGTGGATGGCGCGGTGGCCTACGCAGCAGTTTGCTTTGTCGCCTCCCTCGTTGGCCTGACCTTAGCACGACGGGCAGTTTTGAAGCACGGGAGGGCGTCTCTGATAGTGTTCGCGGTAGGTATGGTGATGGCTTTGAGTACTATTCTCATCACCGGTTTTGGAGCTGTTGATGTGTGGAGTGATTACACAAGTGGGAAGAGCATGGGGTTCAAGAAACCTTGCTAA
- the LOC131012942 gene encoding uncharacterized protein LOC131012942 isoform X1 — MLDAADTPLYAGCDTYSQLSWMTQFMSIKTESHMSERTYNQMSSMMKAALPEGNNCPEDFYSTKRNLRGLGLPVEKIDCCVNNCMLYWGETSELHSCMFCDQSRYKDSLRASGSRRKKQVPAKQMHYFPLTPRLQRLFASPATAEHMRWHATSTDDGIMRHPADSPAWKHLNSVFPGFADEIRNVRLGLSTDGFAPFAQSGRQYSSWPVIVTPYNLPPWLCMKEQFMFLTVLVPGPSNPKMKLDVFLQPLIHELKSLWEVGVNTYDISLKQNFQMRAALIWTISDFPAYAMLSGWGTAGKLACPHCMENTEAFTLPMSGKQSWFDNHRKFLPPNHVFRRNKTSFLRNKTCNVGPPEQRSGIQILNQIEGLGFVKVTEDFDGRNAQLAKYQDVGWKKKSIFWDLPYWRYLLIRHNLDVMHIEKNVFDNVFNTVLNVKGKTKDTEKSREELNTFCKRKELKKVDGTRGYPKACYTLDREEKKILLQWIKSLKFPDGYVSNISRCVDMNALKMHNMKSHDCHVFMQILLPVAFKELLPKNVWEAITELSFFFRELTSRNVAIYDMRILSEKIAVTLCKLERIFPPSLFDSMEHLPVHLADEARLAGPVQYRWMYPFERYLRTLKNHIKNKAKVEASIANAYLHAEMSTFSSFYFEDQISTKWTTLPRNIEMPVAENDDPLCLAIFKPIGRSLGRGTKRYMDEREWHAAHMYILSNCAEVAETYSKIFKEEKRYANPYMTDAEFEVAFHNEFILWFNHYVCRPCNDELNPYIRSLAAGPLREIETYSGYFVNGYRFHTTDHDRESATVNSGVCIKGSVYGSDRDVLDFYGRLQEVYVLEYPGYPIKQTVLFNCEWFDLSAQGTSIDTDFKLVSLNHTRRYRKYDPFVLASQVVQVFYCPYPSTNQSKKNWWSACKVNARSKVEVSTAASTSTLDQPFQEEVVTIMPTHTSVGIEQPLLLHPLGGVVEIEDDDEAEDDDSPLTSNDSDDDSSDAYE; from the exons atgttggatgcagcggatactccattgtacgcaggatgtgacacgtactcacaattaagttggatgactcaattcatgagcataaagactgaaagccacatgtcagagaggacttacaatcagatgtcttcgatgatgaaagctgctttaccagagggtaacaactgtccagaagacttctatagtacgaaaagaaatctacgtggtttgggtttgccagtagagaagatcgattgctgtgttaataactgcatgttgtattggggggaaactagtgagctacatagttgtatgttctgtgaccaatcacgatataaggacagcttgcgtgcatctgggagtcgcagaaagaaacaagtgcccgctaaacagatgcactattttcccttgacgccccgattgcagagattgtttgcatctcctgcaactgctgaacatatgcggtggcatgcgacctccacagacgatgggataatgcgccacccggccgactctccggcatggaaacatttgaattcagtctttcctggattcgccgatGAGATTAGAAATGTGAGgttgggcctctctacagatggttttgccccatttgcacaatcagggcgtcaatattcttcttggccagttattgtcacgccgtataacctgcctccgtggttgtgcatgaaagaacaattcatgttcctcacagtcctcgtgcctggcccatcaaacccaaagatgaagttggacgtattcttacagccattgatacacgagttaaaatctctgtgggaggttggtgtgaacacttacgacatatcgttgaagcaaaatttccagatgcgagcagctctgatatggactatcagtgattttccagcgtacgctatgttgtctgggtggggtacagctgggaaattggcatgtccacattgcatggagaatacagaagcattcactttgccgatgagtggaaaacaatcgtggtttgataatcatcggaagttcttacctcctaaccatgtgtttaggagaaacaaaacttcattcttgaggaataagacatgcaatgttggtccaccagaacaaagatcaggaatacaaatcttgaatcaaatcgaggggttaggcttcgtgaaggttaccgaagacttcgatggcaggaacgctcaactcgccaaatatcaagatgtagggtggaaaaagaaaagcatattttgggatctaccctattggagatatcttttgattcgacataatctggatgttatgcacattgagaaaaatgtgtttgataacgtgtttaatactgtcctgaatgtgaaggggaagacaaaagatacagaaaaatctagagaagaattgaacaccttctgcaagcggaaagagttgaagaaagtggatggaactcgagggtatccgaaagcatgttatacgcttgacagggaagagaagaagatcttactccaatggatcaagagtcttaagtttcccgatgggtacgtgtcaaatattagtagatgcgttgacatgaacgccctgaagatgcacaacatgaaaagtcacgactgtcacgtgttcatgcaaatccttctgcctgttgcatttaaagaacttcttcctaagaatgtttgggaggcaattacagagttaagtttcttcttcagagaattaacatcccgcaacgtggccatatatgacatgagaatactgagtgagaagatagctgttactctttgcaaacttgagcgtatcttcccgcctagtttatttgattcaatggagcacctaccagttcatttggcagatgaggcacgattggctggtccagtgcaatatcggtggatgtatccttttgaaagatatttgaggacattaaaaaatcatataaagaacaaagccaaggttgaggcgtccatcgccaatgcatacttacatgcagaaatgtcaaccttctcttcgttttactttgaagatcaaatatctacaaagtggacaactttgcctcgcaatattgagatgcccgttgctgaaaatgatgatcctctttgtctcgccatattcaaacctattgggcgttcacttggccgagggacgaagagatacatggatgagcgcgaatggcatgctgcacacatgtatattttgagcaattgtgcagaggttgcagagacatatagcaa gatcttcaaggaggaaaaacgatatgcaaatccttacatgactgatgcagagtttgaagtcgcgtttcacaacgagtttattctgtggtttaaccattac gtttgtcgtccttgtaacgacgagttgaacccttatattaggtcgcttgcagctggaccattaagggagattgaaacatactccggctatttcgtgaatggctacaggtttcacacaactgatcatgatagagagagtgcgactgtgaacagtggcgtttgcataaaaggttcggtctatggtagtgatagagatgtgctagacttttatgggcgtctgcaagaggtttacgtgctggagtatccggggtatccaattaagcagacagtcttgttcaactgtgaatggtttgatttgtcggctcagggaacttctattgatacagacttcaagttagtttcactgaaccacacacgaagatataggaagtatgatccctttgttttggcgagtcaagtagttcaagtgttttactgtccctatcccagtacgaaccaatcaaagaaaaattggtggtcagcatgcaaagtcaacgcaagatctaaggttgaagtgtctactgcagcatctacatcaacattagatcaaccatttcaagaagaagtggttactattatgcctactcacacaagtgtaggcattgaacaaccacttctccttcatcccctcggtggagtcgttgagattgaagatgacgatgaagcagaagacgatgattccccgttgacatctaacgatagtgatgatgatagtagtgatgcttatgaataa
- the LOC131012942 gene encoding uncharacterized protein LOC131012942 isoform X2, whose protein sequence is MSTSRGLLGFGRQSGVNAPEATADTSDGSGTHISGTPETPNASSSSRARRPRGPTAAAIREREVKAPDGRTVFQRHPETGVLLEPTGLSKACTCTFKMFENTGGYTWKLTPPAMKDKFFDELQKEFTWKPEDEHDVRIMWETKARKRYSDMMSDYKSTLKQCISQGREMSRPVWMTPDFWTGLRDYWHQPEVEAVSTRARANRMSEPDGEGTGISRHVGGSQSTRILQQYMSLDPGTPQDAPNYATFLRLHTYADGSYTSERDARIDAEVHRLAAATGRQERLDEVYLEVVQIDRSRIYGVGSAGQSQASRGSIRSTGTSAVSQQLYETRISTLEERLAAEQAQRQQIEERMAAEQAERQQMQDRVAQLEAFMMMYKAPPPPHPDADDDDDDDA, encoded by the exons atgtctacctctcgaggtttgttgggatttgggaggcaatctggcgttaatgcgccagaagctacagcagatacatctgatgggtctgggacgcatatttctgggactcccgagactcccaatgcttctagtagttcacgggctagaaggcctaggggccctacagctgccgctatcagagagagagaggttaaggcacctgatgggaggacggtatttcagaggcatcctGAGACTGG tgttttgttggagcccactggcctgtccaaagcttgcacgtgcacatttaagatgtttgaaaacacaggcgggtacacatggaagttgacgcccccggcgatgaaggataaattttttgatgaattacag aaagagtttacgTGGAAGCCCGAGGATGAGCATGACGTGAGGATCATGTGGGAGACAaaagcccgcaaaaggtactccgacatgatgagcgactacaagtcaactctcaagcagtgtatcagccaagggagagagatgtctaggcccgtctggatgactcccgatttctggactggactccgggattactggcatcagcccgaggttgaggctgtttcaaCTCGAGCtcgtgccaaccggatgtccgagcccgatggggagggtacagggatcagtaggcacgtgggcgggtcccagtcgactcgtatcctgcagcagtatatg agcttggatcctggtactccccaggatgcaccgaactatgccaccttcctccgcctccacacgtacgccgacggaagttatacgtcggagagagatgctagaattgac gccgaggttcatcgactggccgctgccacaggacgacaggagcggctagacgaggtgtatttggaggtggtgcaaattgataggtcacggatctacggcgtcgggagtgccgggcagagtcaggctagtagggggtctatccgcagcacgggcacttctgcggtgtctcagcagctttatgagacacggatctccacgctggaggagcgattggcggcagagcaagcacaacgccaacagatagaggagcgcatggcggcagagcaagcagaacgccaacagatgcaggaccgcgtggctcaattggaggcgtttatgatGATGTATAAGGCTCCGCCACCTCCACaccctgatgccgatgatgatgatgatgatgatgcttag
- the LOC131012949 gene encoding NDR1/HIN1-like protein 26, translating to MWSEGRVPAHPTAEERPMKRHHTARYYVHRVKESLTTRVSKLICAVVLGLLFLIGIISFILWLSLRPHRPRFFVEGFSIPAGNSFIFYNVTARNSNQNIGVYYDSVEVAVFYQDDQRLGGAQVLYPFYQEPKNTTVIAGALGGAALNATGRAWEQIAADRARGEAVFTVQITSVIRFKISSWDSKRHRMHANCPVRVGPDGSILRSYSDKRCPVYFN from the coding sequence atgtgGTCCGAAGGCCGAGTTCCTGCCCATCCCACGGCGGAGGAGCGGCCCATGAAGCGGCACCACACGGCCCGCTACTACGTCCACCGCGTGAAGGAGAGCCTCACCACCCGCGTCTCGAAGCTCATCTGCGCCGTCGTCTTAGGCCTCCTCTTCCTCATCGGCATCATCTCCTTCATCCTGTGGCTCAGCCTCCGCCCCCACCGCCCCCGCTTCTTCGTCGAGGGCTTCTCCATCCCGGCCGGAAACTCCTTCATATTCTACAACGTCACGGCCCGGAACTCGAACCAGAACATCGGCGTCTACTACGACTCGGTGGAGGTGGCGGTGTTCTACCAGGACGACCAGAGGCTGGGCGGCGCGCAGGTGCTCTATCCGTTCTACCAGGAGCCGAAGAACACGACGGTGATCGCCGGAGCGCTGGGCGGCGCCGCCCTGAACGCGACCGGCCGGGCGTGGGAGCAGATCGCTGCGGACCGGGCGCGAGGGGAAGCGGTTTTCACGGTTCAGATCACGTCGGTTATCCGGTTCAAGATCTCGAGTTGGGACAGCAAGCGGCATAGGATGCATGCGAATTGTCCGGTTCGTGTTGGACCGGACGGTTCGATATTGCGGAGTTACAGTGACAAGAGATGTCCGGTTTACTTCAACTAG